The following are from one region of the Capsicum annuum cultivar UCD-10X-F1 chromosome 1, UCD10Xv1.1, whole genome shotgun sequence genome:
- the LOC107856832 gene encoding putative B3 domain-containing protein Os04g0347400 — translation MRNSKGDDSLCFYKILFDPEIEELRIPSDFVKHITEEAIEIAFLVGSCGKYWNVELVQNEDGMFFHGGWKNFMMEQHFEGGELLLFNYDGKMTFHVRIFDKNGLER, via the exons ATGAGAAACAGTAAGGGAGATGATAGCCTTTGCTTCTACAAGATTTTGTTTGATCCGGAAATTGAAGAACTG AGAATTCCATCTGATTTTGTGAAGCATATAACAGAAGAAGCAATAGAGATAGCATTTTTGGTAGGGTCTTGCGGAAAGTATTGGAACGTAGAACTGGTGCAGAATGAAGATGGGATGTTCTTTCATGGTGGCTGGAAGAACTTTATGATGGAACAACATTTTGAAGGAGGTGAGCTTTTGCTTTTCAATTATGATGGAAAGATGACATTTCATGTACGCATTTTTGACAAAAATGGATTGGAGAGATAA